A window of uncultured Gellertiella sp. genomic DNA:
GCGCGGGTGCCGCCGTTGCTGCGGGCATTGCCCCGGTGGCCCACGCCTCCGACATGGGTGGCTCGACCCGCGGGCCCGCCGCCTGGTGCGGCACCGTCGGCCTGCAGCCGTCGCGGGGCCGGGTCTCTGCCGGACCCTTCGAGGATGAGCTCGGCTATGGCATGGCACAGAATTTCGTCCTCACCCGCACGGTGCGCGACACCGCCGCCATGCTGGATTGCCTCGGCAAGCCGATGCCCGGCGATCCCCACGTGATCGCCCGCCCCGACCGTCCCTGGCTGTCCTTTGTCGAGGGCGGCCAGCGGCGGCTGAAGATCGGCTTTTCCACAGCACCGCTGATGGATGCACCGGTCGATCCGGAAATCGCCGCAGCAGTGCGCAAGACCGCAGCCCTGCTGGAAGAACTCGGCCATATCGTCGTCGAGGCCCAGCCCGACATCGACCTGCCGCTGATGGACGAAGGCTGCAAGAACCTCTGGTATTTCGGCTTCGACGCCTGGCTCGACTGGCTCGGGGATCGCTGCGGCCGCAAGGTCGGGCCGGATACGGTCGGCCAGGCGACGCTGATGTTCTACGAATTTGCCAAGAAGCAGACGGCGGAAGCCTTTTTCACCACGATGAGCGACTTCAACACGCTGCGCCGCCGCATGGCGGGCTTCTGGCAGACCCATGACATCTGGCTGTCGCCGACCTGCGCGCAGGTCGCCGAGCCGAACGGCAAATATGGCATGAATATCGCCATCCCGCCGGAAGAGTTCCTGATCCGCGAGGAGGCGCCCTGCCAGTTCATGGTGCCCTATAATGTGGCGGGCCAGCCGGCCCTGTCGCTGCCGCTTGCCCTGCATTCGAACGGCCTGCCGATCGGCGTGCAGCTCGGCGCGCGCCACGGCGAAGAGCACCTGCTGATTGCGGTCGGTGCGGAACTGGAACAGGCCATGCCCTGGGCGGGACGCACGCCGCCGCTGCATGCGGACAATGTAAAGAAGTGAGCATAGAGAGAATGAT
This region includes:
- a CDS encoding amidase family protein — encoded protein: MNVSDYTSLDGLGLAALIRDGAVSTGEVVKAAQAAAAAINPEINAVIEFYDDFEDTSALADGPFRGVPFLVKDVGEHFVGRKAENGSRLAEGLLTEANDHYADLVLASGVNLMGRTNTPEFSLALCADNLLYGATSNPWRKDYSTSGSSGGAGAAVAAGIAPVAHASDMGGSTRGPAAWCGTVGLQPSRGRVSAGPFEDELGYGMAQNFVLTRTVRDTAAMLDCLGKPMPGDPHVIARPDRPWLSFVEGGQRRLKIGFSTAPLMDAPVDPEIAAAVRKTAALLEELGHIVVEAQPDIDLPLMDEGCKNLWYFGFDAWLDWLGDRCGRKVGPDTVGQATLMFYEFAKKQTAEAFFTTMSDFNTLRRRMAGFWQTHDIWLSPTCAQVAEPNGKYGMNIAIPPEEFLIREEAPCQFMVPYNVAGQPALSLPLALHSNGLPIGVQLGARHGEEHLLIAVGAELEQAMPWAGRTPPLHADNVKK